The nucleotide window AGATTGCAGGTATTAAGCCCTACAATCAAAACTGGAAGCAATATGCTTTGGCGTTAGTTTTGACAAATAGTTTGATGATTGTGTTTGTGTATTTAATATTCCGATTGCAAGGCGTACTGCCATTGAATCCAAGCAACATTCCGGGTATGGAACCAACGCTTGCTTTTAACACAGCAATCAGCTTTATGACAAACACAAACTTGCAGCACTACAGCGGAGAAACCGGCCTGTCTTACTTATCTCAAATGCTTGGTATCACATTTATGATGTTTGCTGCACCTGCTACAACATTAGCGATTGCAATTGCTTTCATTCGTAGCTTAGCAGGTAAGAAATTAGGAAACTTCTTCGTTGATTTTACTAGAGCCATTACACGTTTACTTCTTCCATTAAGCTTTGTCGCAGCGTTGATTTTTGTGTTGCTAGGAGTGCCGCAAACATTAGAACCTGCAGCAGTAGCTAACACGGTTGAAGGAGCAAAACAATTAATTGCGCGTGGTCCTGTAGCCTCGTTACTTTCAATTAAAGAGCTTGGGAATAACGGTGGTGGATTTTTTGGAGTCAACTCCGCACATCCTTTTGAAAATCCAAATATGATTAGCAATATCTTGCAAATGATTCTTATGATGCTTTTACCGACTGCCCTGCCTTTTACATACGGCAGAATGGTAGGAAATAAAAAGCAGGGACGTATTCTATTCGTTTCCATGCTGATGTTGTTCTTGATTGGTTTCGGCACAATTGCCACTACAGAGCTACAAGGTAATCCGGCATTGAACCAGCTGGGCATTCAATATGACGAAGGTAATATGGAAGGAAAAGAAGTCCGCTTCGGAACGGTATGGTCCGCCTTATATGCAACGGTTACAACCGCTTCAGAGACAGGGGGCGTTAATACAATGCATGATACATTAACACCAATTGGCGGTATGGTTCCTCTTATAAATATGCTGTTAAATACAGTATTTGGCGGTGTGGGAGCAGGGTTTATCAACGTCATTATGTATGCGATGATAGCCGTATTTATTTCCGGTTTAATGGTGGGTCGTACACCTGAGTTTTTAGGAAAGAAATTGGAAGGAAAAGAAATGAAGCTCATAGCGGTGACACTTTTGTTCCAACCACTTCTCATATTGGGAGCTTCAGCAATCGCCTTTTCTAC belongs to Ectobacillus sp. JY-23 and includes:
- the kdpA gene encoding potassium-transporting ATPase subunit KdpA: MAWIAVSITIGLFILLAKPMGAYLEKAFQGDSKLEKIFGSVEKIIFKIAGIKPYNQNWKQYALALVLTNSLMIVFVYLIFRLQGVLPLNPSNIPGMEPTLAFNTAISFMTNTNLQHYSGETGLSYLSQMLGITFMMFAAPATTLAIAIAFIRSLAGKKLGNFFVDFTRAITRLLLPLSFVAALIFVLLGVPQTLEPAAVANTVEGAKQLIARGPVASLLSIKELGNNGGGFFGVNSAHPFENPNMISNILQMILMMLLPTALPFTYGRMVGNKKQGRILFVSMLMLFLIGFGTIATTELQGNPALNQLGIQYDEGNMEGKEVRFGTVWSALYATVTTASETGGVNTMHDTLTPIGGMVPLINMLLNTVFGGVGAGFINVIMYAMIAVFISGLMVGRTPEFLGKKLEGKEMKLIAVTLLFQPLLILGASAIAFSTELGMGAISNSGFHGITQVIYEYTSSAANNGSGFEGLGDNTPFWNISTGLVMYLGRYFGLVTMLAVAASLKEKTLAPETVGTFRTDNGLFGGIFVGTIFLVGALTFFPILVLGPIAEFLTLK